GGCGTGAGTGCAGCTAAAGAGTATACGTTGCACAATTTCACACCTTAAGATATGCTAAAAGCGGTTCCAGAAGCGGAATAAGGCGAGTGCAGGCCCGAAAATTATGTATGTGTGAaagataattttttatttcactcaatCCAATCCGGGATATGTGTGAATCAGCCTGTTCGCAATCTTAACACGCACACTTGCATCGaaaatatattcttaaactaataCACACACACCTCGGCGCTGACGGATCTGGGggttgacgcgtgcctggtggagtttatatacaatctgcttacgcgtaggcagattaaaactgagctaggcggatgcgtgatccgcagaccagTCAGCAGCACTCCGCAGGGCGGcattctctctccgctactttgggtggttaccgtcaatcaactactacgcctcatggaatcagaaggcCACCAAGTAAGCGCGTaggcagatgacatctgcgtcaccatgcgggagaaatttccgcaaactctttgcaacttAATAGAAGGGACACtgtccaaaatttcgcactgggccacagccacaggtttggaagtcaaccctgATAAAACCGAGTTtgctggataggaagctattatggagtgaccatataacGGAGCGATcaaagaaggcagcagcagcgctgtgcACCTGCaaaagggcaattggcacctcctgggggttctcccctaaggtggcctACTTGATTTACACAGCcactgtgcgcccgattcttctttatggtgccttggtctggtggcctgcactagctaaaagtacctatattaaaatgcttcaaaaggtgcaatatagttcggagctctgcattaccggggttCTCTCTGCTCCACtccgtctgaagcactcaacacaatgctataccttccacctcttgacctggtggcgaaggaaatagcggtcatcgccgctctacgcataagggaaacacgtctctggtcaaatggatctagtggacatgCAACAATCTTgagcacgaacgccccagtcccaataccggtacacactgactactgcacgccaaagagcGTTTTCGTTAAAagctatagtatatatataccatcgcgacaagactggaataccagacaataTACGGTACCGgatgccatcaacatattcacggatggttctaagcttgacgggaaggtgggcgCAGGCCTCTTTTCActggatctgggtctagaggtctcttttcgcctaccagatcactgtagtgtttaccaagcggaaatgctggcaatacacagggctgtgaatgatctcgggtctatgcctaaggatggtaaacgggtgtttattttctcagacagccaggccgcactaaagccctggactcattcgtcgacaacgcaaagttggtcactgaatgccgcagatctcttaacgagatggctcagcacttcagtatcagccttatatagGTACCTGGGCACAgagatattgaaggcaactgcagagcagacgagctggccagaagaggcaccgccgaccatatccttccgggaaatgattcggtaggtatacccatggccaatTTCAGGCTttgtgtgaacacaagcactataagaaatgCAAATGGAcgatggtcagccatatcatcgtgtgagacatccaggctaacctggccctcatatgacaaggggcgaacaagagcgcttctgattttaaacaaatcagttctattgtctctgataagggttctaacagggcattgtttaataggcacgcatggtgctagaatggaggtaatgaccttcgactattgtcgcagaggatgagagtgtccagcaccttcccTGTCagtgtccagcgcttagtagtcgtaggttggccatccttggtaaaccttttctacatgaccttgctgaggtctgTAGTTATCAAGTCAAGGCcctagcaaaatatataaattccacgaagtggttcgacccgctttaggcagggtaggggtcctctttgagaccgtatagtgagctgttaccatagtgttcagctcagccctcgcaacctaGACTAACCTAACACACACATCGCAAATGCTTTGAAGTAAAAGTTAGTGCTACAATAAaatgctaaaactcgtccaaaaatatcgcaAGAGGTGTAAAAAGAtacgctttggacccaggatcacgaatccgaaagcggaaattgaaattttatttcttttcggagatatttgtaaacaaaatcgaaaatttgcatgtggttgttgtaattttgatgatttttgtgtaacccacaagaaaaactgtgggtaaaagtgttttgcgcggatatagttttggtctccaaaccggtgttggacccacccaggataattttttataagcgcggccaaaggccgccaatgcagaaaagttttcggttttttggaaatatattttcacagaaataaaatttttaatttccgctttcggattcttgttCCTGGgtgttttgacacctctcccgatatttttggacgagttttaacaattgtgagctaaagtaaagaattataggaaaaaatcCCAAGTTCATAAACACCTTGATGAAACTCGGAAATTTTCGTTGACGTATTGGGTAGAATGGCATCTATATCTCATGCATTGTAATCGCCGTGGTGTGGCGttaaggtaaggccacattaggctgtactacgcagcactgcactgcactacaaaatattctttgcatgtattcttatgaggcaattcacacctagcgtcagcagcactgcgcgacccggcacagcgcggcaaatttgatcaactaggcaaaaaagccgcgttgggaagtgtcgcgcagtgctcctggcgctaggtgtgaattgcctcataagaatacatgcaaagaattttgcaccatcttttttcaatctgggcaaaatagtgtggaactctccttcctcatatcttgaggatgagatgtcttggacccatagccgcgacctttttcttttcctttcctcttcttcgcacaaaaatgaaataattacagcttcaaaaactgtgtcgtccattttgcaaacaaaaataaacacaaacttttgccgcaatgtgtcgctcgattgccgcttaatgtgaattgccaaaatatgtcgctctgagaggcgccgctgccgctacgtgtcgcgcagcgtaatgtgcgcgtacctttAGCGGACCTGTCTACTACGACAAAGTTCCTGTGAACCGGGTACTCAATTGAGAGTGTTAAACTGGTTAtctggcagctctattttccttAGTGTAAAATGGTAAAAAACAAAACGGAGCACCGAAAAATCGTGTATTGTATattgtgaaaaaatcatataatttgaagtaaattttaagcttaaaattgtttaaatcaaaGAAATAATGGGTGGACCGAGAACTAGAGGACGCGGTCGTGGCCGTGGACGTGGCAGGGGAAAGAAAAAGGAGGTAAACATATGGCggaatatatttcatatttagcTTACTACAGTTGTTCGTGCCACTTCCAGACACTTGATGGCGTTGCACCACCACTGGGTACAAGTGTTGCCCTTGATGATACCGAGGGTTCCAATCAGCCACCAGATGTTGCTGAAGATATAATAGTGCAAGAGAACACCAgcgtaaaagaaaatgaaattgaaGCGACACCACTTGGTGGAGATAATGAAGTTCCTGGTACAACAACAGTCACGATAGCTGCAGTGCCCGCTGCTATTGCAACTACAGCGGTGGAAGAGCCAATGCAACAAGCAACTATTTTGCCGCAAACTAGTGAGTACTAATATGGTCGTTTTTATACATTTATTTTGCTACCATGGATAAAATATGTTTCTACCACAGTATCATTGTCTGTACTATCAAGAACATTTTTTAAATGCTTTAtcattaaatttgtatttttctatAGTCGATATGGAAGCAGATATATCCCAACTAGAGGCGCCTACATTTACAACAATTTCACGTGGTCCTCCAGAACCGATGTTGAGACTGAAATGGGATCATAAAGTCAATTTGATTGGCGAAAAGGTTTTAAATCCAATGATACATTGCTGCGATCAATGCGACAAACCAATTCTGTTGTATGGGCGTATGATACCATGTAAACATGTCTTCTGTTTAAAATGTGCACGTTCGGAACCAATTAAAATTTGTCCGCGGTGTAATGATAAAGTTTTACGCGTAGAACAATCGGGTTTGGGTACAGTTTTTATGTGTACGCATGGTGGCAGTCGTTATGGTAACACCGGTTGTAGGCGCACATATTTGTCGCAACGTGATTTGCAAGCACACATCAATCATAGACATATTACACCACAACCATCATTATTGACGCAACAACAGTTAACAACAAATGCTGGCATTATAAGTGGCATTAGTGAACATAAATCGTCTGATGTCAATATGGAAACTATATTTAAAAGTGCCAACAGCAATATGCAACGAAAGGTGAAAAAAGTATTACACAAAACGAGGGTACTGAAAAAAGGTTGCTTAGGTGAGGGGGAAAAAAGTTACTTGGTACATGCTTCAGCAGTGACATTATTATGCCATTATCTCTTTAATTTTGTTGATTAGCTAGTCTTTGCGGCCACCGTGATgcgatggtggcgtgctccgcctaccacaccgtctgTCCTGGGTtcacccccgggcaaagcaacatcaaaattttagaaataatgcttttaaattagaagacaatttttctaagcggggtcgcccctcggcagtgtttggcaagcgctccgggtatatttctgccatgaaaagctctcagtaaaaactcatctgtcgtgcagatgccgttcggagtcggcataaaacatgtaggtcccgtccggccaatttgtagggtaaatcaagaggaacacggcgcaaattggaagagaagctcggcgttagatctcttcagaggttatcgcggcatacatttattttttatttatttatttagtctttaGGCTATATTCGCTGTCATAGCTTTGGCTTTTGAATCGAAGTTATGGAACCAAGAATCAACGTCCAAATCGTACTCACTTTAGTTGTTGATTGTACATTTTCGtatgtttaaaatttgtgaaagcCGTACACTCGAATTCTTTCTAAAGAAATTGATATTTAATTTGTACAATGGTTCAaatggcagccgccgtggtgtgatggtagcgtgctccgcctaccaaatcGAAAGTCCTAGGTTCAGATCCAGTGCAAAGCAAacccaaaaatttagaaacagtttATTTCACTTAGAAAAAAGTTGTCTAAGCGAGGTTGGCCCTCGGCACTGATTTGGCTAAACCTCCGCGTGTATTTCCGTCATAAAacgtagatgccgttcggagtatgGGTAAAGCATGTTGCTCCCCTTCCGCCAATTTTCAGGAAAAACTAAAATGTGCACGCGccaattagaagagaagctcggcctaaatctcttcggaggttttcgcgcttTGCAGTTTATTTTTTAATGGTTCAATTACAATTTGCGCCAATCCATGAATACTCAAGCGGATTAAGTTATCGTAACCAATCGGAAAGAGTCCCATTATGGTTTTTCGTTTGAGCTGGTGATGGAATTTCATCCGACTCATACTCGGctattttacaatttttcatcGCCATTAAAACCGTTCTAagttttgcaaaaacaaaaaaaaaaaaaacgtaagggTATAACAcagctggcagtacttggggaaaagataaacgctcattactacttacaaagaaattggccagccgattgcatgctacgcgtcccctatatggtcgccaagccttaaagctacaggcctgccaaaatactgctctcagaatcgcaacgggatgtcttcttatgtccccagagcaccatctacataatgaggcgcgaatactccccattagggagagaaatgagatgttaaccaaaaagttcctgttgaatacccagaaacctgggcatcccaacaggtatctgatttatgagccaacaccgcctaggaccttaaggagtcatctccgtaagcattatgaggaaatacggcacctgagaactcagccgtatgaggccacaaaacacaagcaggtcctcagtgaactccacaaacaggcgtcgaacctttatgccgggaatttcccggtgaatccagtactcaaagaacagtacccaaaacttgcggaagaggaacgcacactacccagggaaacacgagtcactctagctcaacttcgatctgaatactgaaacaggttaaactcttacctatccagaatcaaccccgacatacaaaatgtatgccccgcttgcaatgtgtccccacatgacaccaaccatctctttaattataatgtggaaccaacgcctctaacaccactcattatggtccacccctgttgaaacagcaagtttccttagaggatattgataacaatttgtgatcggccgcacctattggatggggcgaagcactgctacaacaacaacaacacagcatTTAGTGTTTTCCATTTGTTCACCACGCAAAGACGTATAAGCGAACTTTTCTTAGTACCTTCGAATTTCGCGAATCtaactttcaaaaaatatttattcaaattTCTTTACTTATCACCCCTGGATATACATAAGCTTTCCGAAACGTCCACTACATCAACAACC
The DNA window shown above is from Eurosta solidaginis isolate ZX-2024a chromosome 2, ASM4086904v1, whole genome shotgun sequence and carries:
- the Hakai gene encoding E3 ubiquitin-protein ligase Hakai isoform X1, whose amino-acid sequence is MGGPRTRGRGRGRGRGRGKKKETLDGVAPPLGTSVALDDTEGSNQPPDVAEDIIVQENTSVKENEIEATPLGGDNEVPGTTTVTIAAVPAAIATTAVEEPMQQATILPQTIDMEADISQLEAPTFTTISRGPPEPMLRLKWDHKVNLIGEKVLNPMIHCCDQCDKPILLYGRMIPCKHVFCLKCARSEPIKICPRCNDKVLRVEQSGLGTVFMCTHGGSRYGNTGCRRTYLSQRDLQAHINHRHITPQPSLLTQQQLTTNAGIISGISEHKSSDVNMETIFKSANSNMQRKVKKLSETSTTSTTIQAPSALLTQRRATTIGNIPPPGSVSSTSTPGSVHSHSSLTQANIARINTANEQNCHQGKVALHQTLKKTPITQAHHQPPESVADASYYSSVLSSFGGSNEVVEQSGSGGMVTATAQSVCAPTQSTWQAANQYYR
- the Hakai gene encoding E3 ubiquitin-protein ligase Hakai isoform X2, with the protein product MGGPRTRGRGRGRGRGRGKKKETLDGVAPPLGTSVALDDTEGSNQPPDVAEDIIVQENTSVKENEIEATPLGGDNEVPGTTTVTIAAVPAAIATTAVEEPMQQATILPQTIDMEADISQLEAPTFTTISRGPPEPMLRLKWDHKVNLIGEKVLNPMIHCCDQCDKPILLYGRMIPCKHVFCLKCARSEPIKICPRCNDKVLRVEQSGLGTVFMCTHGGSRYGNTGCRRTYLSQRDLQAHINHRHITPQPSLLTQQQLTTNAGIISGISEHKSSDVNMETIFKSANSNMQRKLSETSTTSTTIQAPSALLTQRRATTIGNIPPPGSVSSTSTPGSVHSHSSLTQANIARINTANEQNCHQGKVALHQTLKKTPITQAHHQPPESVADASYYSSVLSSFGGSNEVVEQSGSGGMVTATAQSVCAPTQSTWQAANQYYR